One window of Candidatus Hinthialibacter antarcticus genomic DNA carries:
- a CDS encoding helix-turn-helix transcriptional regulator, producing the protein MTQIKLGNRLKVARAEHNLSQEKLAAMVYVTRQTISAIETGLYCPSALLAFQLAKQLDKPVDELFFIEGDKP; encoded by the coding sequence ATGACACAGATAAAACTCGGCAATCGTTTAAAAGTCGCGCGGGCGGAGCACAACCTGTCTCAGGAAAAGCTTGCCGCAATGGTTTATGTGACCCGCCAGACCATCAGCGCCATCGAAACCGGGTTGTATTGCCCTTCGGCTTTGTTGGCCTTTCAACTCGCCAAACAACTCGACAAGCCTGTCGACGAACTCTTCTTTATCGAAGGAGACAAACCATGA